The genomic region TATCTTGGCATACGCGATCTCTCTTTTCTCCTCAATTATTTCCAAGTCCAAGCAGCGCTCCTCACGATTAGTTGCAGGATCATACATAGCAACTCGGTGTGATTCCTCGCCTATCTCTGCAGGAATAAGAGCTTCAGTACCAAATACAAGGCAAAAAGGAGTTTCACCTGTGGAGGATCTAGGTGTAGTTCGATATGCCCACAAGACTCCGGGTAATTCATCTAACCATGATCCTTTTGAATTTAATCTTGTTTTCAAATGCTGAAGGATGGTCCTATTAACAACCTCGACCTGTCCATTCGACTGTGGATGCCCTACTGCGGTGAAGTGTTGCTGAATTTTTAACTCCTTGCACCAACTCGTGATTTTCTTTCCTTGGAATTGAGTGCCATTGTCTGAGATCAAGATTCTGGGGACCCCAAACCGACATATGATGTTTTTCCATATAAATTCGATCATATGGCCCTCCGTTACCTTAGCCACAGCCTCCGCTTCTACccatttagaaaaatattctaCAGCTACtacaataaatttcttttgagaTCGAGCGGTGGGGAAAGGTCCTAAGATATCTATTCCCCATTGATCAAAGGGACAAGCGATCTTAACTGGTTCCATTTGGGCGCTAGTGTGTGGATCTGTGCTGCGAACTTCTGGCAGGCTACGCATTTCTTGACCAACTCTTTTGTATCTTTCACCAGTGTTGGccaaaaatacccttgtcTGATAACTTTTTGGGCCAGTGACCTTCCCCCAGAATGATTTCCACAACTTCCTTCATGGATTTCCCTCATTACATATTCAGCTCTCTCAGGATCAAGGCATTTCAACAATGGACCCTCTACAGTTCTTTTGTACAGTTGCTCGTTAATCAATGTGAAACGAGGTGTCCTCATTTTCAATCTTCTTGCAGCGATGGGATCAGCTGGTAAAATCCCATCTCTCAAGTATCGAACAATTTCGTCTTTCCATGACGGCTTCTCGTTTGCAGTATTAATATCGACAACTTCAGCGATCGCGGATGTTTCTTTGATCATCACTGTGATCTTGCGATCTTTAATTCTCGATAGAGTAGCTCCGAACTTCGACAAAGAATCGGCTCTATCATTCTCATGTCTTGGGATTTGATGCACCTGGCACTTGTTAAATTTGGACATTATGGATTTCGCCTTGGTATGATAGAGTATCATACGCTCTTCTCTGGTCTCATAGGTCCCCTCTATTTGCAGCGCAACAAGTTGTGAATCGGTAAAGACCTCCAGATCTTTCGCGCCCGCTTCCAGTGATAATTCTAAACCCATGATGAGGGCTTCATATTCAGCCTCATTATTAGTGACCGGAAAAGATAATCGTGCAACGACCTCGATCTCTATATTTTCCGGACCTTGTATTAATATTCCGATTCTCCCGTTTCCCGCGTTAGAAGATCCATCTACATGCAACATCCATTTGCCTGAACTAGGCTCGGTTTCAGGCTCGTCCACGAATTCGACCATAAAGTCTGCTAATACTTGTCCTTTTAACGCCGTACGAGCTTGGTATTCGATGTCGAATTCCCCCAGTTCTACTGCCCACTTCACGAGCCTACCTGATGCCTCAGGTCGCGCCAACACATTACGGAGCGGATGATTGGTTAGAACAATAATGCGGTGACCCTGGAAATAAGGTCGCAGTTTGCGAGCTGTTACAATGAGCGCAAGTGCCAGCTTCTCAATCTGCGCATATCTTTTCTCCGCCCCATGTAACATTTTGCTTACGTAATATATCGGACTTTGCACTCCCCCTTCTTCTCTGACCAAAGCCGAACTAATTGCATTTTCTGAGACTGCCAAGTACACGTATAACACCTCATTCCCTTTGGGATTTGCCAGCAACGGTGGTGAGCgcaaatatgtttttaaatcTTGAAACGCTTGCTCACACTCCTCCGTCCATTCGAAATTCTTGGTTTTTCTCAGCACTTTGAAGAATGGTAGGTTTCTATCTgatgattttgaaataaaacgaTTGAGAGAAGCAAGCTTACCGGTTAGTTTTTGGACCTCTTTGATGTTGGTTGGTGATTTCAGCTTCAGTATGGCTTCTATCTTTTCTGGATTCATCTCGATCCCACGTTCGCTGACCAGATAACCCAGAAATTTTCCCCCAGCTACACCAAAGGTGCATTTCATCGGGTTCAGCTTCATTCTGTACTTCCTGAGGGTCGCAAAAGTTTGTTCAAGGTAAGCTATGTGATCCTGCGACCTTGAACTTTTCACCAGCATATCGTCAACATAAACTTCCATAGTTTTTCCAATCTGGTCCTCAAACATTCGGTTCACTAAACGTTGATATGTGGCGCCTGCGTTTTTCAGCCCAAAGGGCATTACCTTATAACAATATATTCCTCTTTCTGTTACAAACGAAATTTTATCCTGGTCTTCTTCTGCCATGAAAATCTGATGGTAGCCTTGATAGGCGTCCATCATGGAAAATAATTCGTATCCGGCGGTTGAGTCCACTAATGCATCAATTCGAGGAAGTGGATATGGGTCTTTCGGACACGCCTTATTCAAGTCCGTGAAGTCTATACAAACTCTCCATTTTCCTCCTGGCTTGGGAACTACCACAACATTGGACAACCAATTTGTATATTGGACTTCCATAATGTACCCAGCGTTTAGCAATCTATCCACCTCTTCTCTAATCACCTGATTTTTTTCCATGctgaaatttcttttcttttgctgcACAGGTCGCATGGTGGGGTCTACATTTAATCTATGAACAATTACATCTGGTGCCACGCCTACAAAATCCGACGAGCTCCATGCAAAAATGTCAGCATTTTTGCGTAGCAATGATATCATCATGGTTTCCAGTTGTTCACCTAATTGCGACCCTATCCTGGTGGTTTTAGAGGGATCTCCTTGGATCACCTCTACGACTTTATGCGTTTCAGCTGGTCGAATTCTTTCGAACTTTCCGTCAGATATTTGGCTACCCCCTTCGATCACATCcaactttcttcttttatcCGTGGTCTCGCCCTTTTTCAGGGACAGATTGTAACATTTACGTGCTTCCTCGGGATCGCACACTACCTCACCTATTCCCGTTCTGGTTGGAAATTTTACTTTCAGATGATATGTAGACACTATAGCTCGGAATGCATTCAGCCCAGGTCTTCCAAAGATCACATTATATGCAAAGGGTGTGTCTACGACTAGGAATTTGATCAACGTTTTCCTTCGAGGGTCTTCTCCCATAGATACGGGTAAATCAAGGGTCCCTAACGGAACAATCTCAGTGCCACCAAACCCAACTAACGGGGTCCTTACTGGTTCTAATTTCGCATTTTCTAACCCCATTTTAACAAGAACATCCCAAAGGATGATATCTGCAGAACTCCCGTTATCAATCAAAACTCTCCGGACAGTGAAATTAGCTATATCGAGTTTGATCACCATGGGATCGTTTTGCGATCTAACTCCTCCAGCCACATCTTTGTCCTCGAATGTGATCTCCTCCTCTGGCTCAATACTTGcgattaattgattatgttgaaCATTTCTATTTTGCCGCTTCCTTGACCTTCTTGAATCTCCTCCTTCAGGTCCTCCCGCAATGGTATAAATAACACCTTTCACAGGCGCATTTCCTCCCAGATTAGGTTCTTTTACTACTCCTTTTCCTTTGTCTTGCCTTCGATCGGGGCTTCTGGACCTGCTTCTGCGAGCAACCGTTTCTTCCGCTCGACATTTCATTACTAGCTCTCTAAAATACCCTTGTCTTATCAACCTTTCAATTTCATCTTTCAATTGATAGCACTCCTCTGTGTCATGCCCACGTTCGCGAtgaaatttacaatatttgcCTGAATATTTCTTAGCAGGTGTAAATCTGGTGTGGCGTGGCCATTTCAACATATCTGACTTCTCTACAGTCAGCAGTGCTTTGGTTCTTGTGGTGTTCAGCGGTGTGTATCGATGGTATTTTGGTCGGTAGGTGAGGTCACGAACGCGATCACTATTTTGCTTCGGATCTTTTCCAGGTTCACGGTCGCGGGTTTTTCCGGCACCTAACCACTCCCCGTCCTTCATCGCattcatttcttcctcattAATGTATTTCTGAGCTAACCGCATTAACTGCTCAACATTAGTCGGCGGGTCTCTTGCTAGAGCTAAAGCGAATGGCCCTTTTTTCAAACCATGAATGAGGATACTCACCATCATATCAATCCTCAAGTCTTGGACCTCCAAAGTCTCATTGTTGAATCTgcccataaaattttttaaggtCTCATTCTCCTTTTGCCTTATGGTAAATAGATAGGTCGCCGACCTCTTCTGCTTCCGTTTACTTgcaaaatggaaaatgaactTCTGTACCAACTGTTCATGAGATTCGATACTACCCGGTGGCAAGCTCATGAACCATTCCTGTGCCTTCCCCATTAAAGTAGTTATAAACAATTTCGCTTTAATAGGGTCTGATTGTCCGTAAAGATTCATCACCAGATCAAATGCGGACCCATGTTCTTGCGGGTCTTTTAGACCGTCATATTTTGGTAGGTCTGGCATTTTAAAAGTTGTATTCACAATTTCCCTCAGAATTCTGTTACAGAATGGCGAGTGTCTGTTCTGAGTCACCAACTCTCCTTTTCGTTTCAGCtcatcaatttgttttccCAGCAGATGAATCTGTCTGCCAACGCTATCGACATCTGCTTTCGAGATCGCAGGTTCTCGTTTCCGCCATCACCTAGCGAACTTGACCCTACTTCAGAAGGGGCCACCATGCGTCCCCTCTCAGGGGCTCTTCTGCTCATTCCTTCAGAAATTCGTTCAGTCTCCTTTTCTCGTATCATTCTTCGCTgggcattttcattttcagcaGGTTGTGTTCTTTTTTCATATGCCAAAATGGCATTCCTACTTGCTTCCTCCATCATTCGTTGCAATTCTCCTTGTGTTAATTGGACTATTCTTTCATTCCCCCCTCTCGGGGTCTCTTCGATGGCTCGCCTACCACCTTCCGATCTATCCATGTTttggttttatgttttatctccaaaatcattcccacagacggcgccaaacTGATCCGCCTCGATCACGTTTGACCTTGATTAATGACCACGACCACCCACGTCACCGAGTTGGACCTGTTAACTGGAAATAAAACACAAAGCTGATCGGGATCGTCCCGACGACGCTCCGATGCCTAAGTCAGATGAGATCGAAAAGAATACTCAGCGACCCAAAATATAAGTGCAGATGAACAGTGTACCTTCTCTCAATGGACTTAGGGTATTTATAAGCGTCTGGAGATGGGACCCTCCTGGGGGACAGGTGTCAACTTCGGGTATGCCCATGTAATGACTCAGCCCTTTCTCCTTTGGACACCTGTCCGGTGGATAATACGGGTCGGATTCGGGTTTATGGGGCCCGATTTGAGACGTCATCAAGCCACAATGTGCCACGTGCGACCTGCGACCTTATTACTTGGCGACCTTCTTAAAGCCTTTTTTCCCCACCGACCTGCGATCTCCCGTGCGACCTATGTGCAAAGTCATGTTTTgctcattatttttttgagataTCCTCATCACCTTGGAAGCGCCAGATTGTAGCTGCTGAATTGAGGATTCAAGGAATGAGGAGGATTGGGAATTTGGATGCACAAAGTTTTGGTTATTAGTGGAGATTGACATATAGAAATAGGATTTTATTGAGTAGATAGgataattttgcttttcagAAGTAGGATCTATATCGATTATCTAAATACAATTTGTTGCTTtattaaatgagaaattataagtTCTCTTGTTTACTGCATTTAGAATTGTaagcaaattattttaataataaataaattcccgCTTTGGCGatgttttctttaaaaagaGACAAAAACGCTACACAAACAATTTGATAtctattttttggaaaaaaatccaattggGTTGTCAatgcgaaaaaaaaaaaattcagtttttTCTACACTATAATGGTCACGGTCTATAAATCgtgataaatcaatactattaaacatagttaaataaaatcaaagcaaaaatttaatattttaccgcgattaatcaatatttgcaccttgttattaaaattcgagtattaaaatattttttcaaatattactcttatgtttggACTTTGTGTTTTAAGTGTTttgaagatagagagagaaaaatagagataagtaagtgtgtgttgaaaatagatgatatgtttggatttgtgttttggggtaatttaaaatattttaaaataagttgtgtgggtttgatgttggaatttggagacaaaaatcactgttcattgtcaaatcatatatcttttatatataaaaatgtatatatataaatattttacgtttaatattatattttggggagacaaaaataactgtttattatcaaattatatctgtttatattatatatataagtgtgtatatatattatataaaaagttgaaaaataaaaaaatcacacagataaggtgtaaaaacacaaaaacaaacgtagattttattttatcttatctcgaaaaatgcaaaaatatgatCCAAACTACGAATTCAACTTTCATATTCATTTTCAAGCACTCCCAATTTTTACtacgatattttttatatctgaTTCCCGACAACAAAACACAGAAGCTATTGTAAACACTCAAATAACATTGTGGATGGAAATGTTTAAGTAGTAATATGGAATAAGATTTTGTGGAGCATCAAAATCTTAGGAAATAATCATCAacagtttatttatttacttgttGACTTTATAGCTCTATTCTTAAATGGCAAAAATCCCAACACTTGATTCGCAGAGTACAACTCATCAATGCACCATACCGTATAAAAAGGACAAAGGGCCGAcccccatattttttttttaaaaaaagttaattttaaacattttatttatatttatatcaatataaattttttttttacacacaCAAATAATGGCTAATGACAATATTGCATcgattttaaatatgataattattttattaattagataattttaaaaattaatttgtattatatatattttttttttacaaaaagtcATTCCACGTTATTTTGACACTACTACGTTAATATTGTGTcgattgtattttaatttttttttatttttaaaaaatatgagttattgagttatatattttatttttatttataatatattttaaaatttttaaaaaaatatttattatatacacataaaacCGGTGTGCGCAACGATTggttaatataaaatgaagaTACTTTTCAGCCCGCCAAATAAAAGTTTGTGAATTGTGATATCGctgcattaatttttttaattggatcggtaataattttaaattaattttatttaaaaactataatttattaatatttataatatatttaaatataaaagacTCTTTATTACATGGTAGGGGTAGGACGCGtagtatattaataaatcCGTCGTCTACTCAAGTGAGGAAACACTTACAGGGCTCCTTGAATCTCTCTCCCTCCACCCTCGTTCGAAATCTCTGTCTTCTCACTACCCCaaatttagagagagagagagagagagcaatgGCGTTCGTGTCTTTCCTTGGGAGGGTGCTGTTCGTGTCTGTCTTTGTTCTCTCCACTTACCAAGAGTAATGcctctcattttctctctctcatgcTCAGATCTGCGCTACTTTTTACCGTGTATGTGTGTGCTTTTTGATGCTTCGTTTTGTATGTCTGTGCAATTGTTGTGATTCATCTGTATCTATCTTTAAAAAGCAGAACTGGGTTTAGGTTGTTTTCATCCTCTGGCTGTGGTTTGAAGTGATTGTCTCGGTTGGATCTGATGGATCAGCACTGATTTTTCTGTTGAagattgtaaatttatttgatgggattttggatttgtatttgcTTGATTTATGAGACTAGTCTCCTTTGACTTGGATGAACATTCTTTACTTCAGTTCCAGGTTGAAGTGCTGCTTGACTGATTTACTCCTGGTTcctctctttttgttttcttttacatttaaattctccttttccttttaaaatcGGATTTACGATTTCTGGAAATTCGAACTTATGGTTgtttaaatggaaaaaaatctgaaataaGTGAGACCACTTAGTGCAAAATCTAACAATTGTGGGATTGCCCTAGTGTGAGTAGATCAGCAGAGTAGATGGTCCCGTGTAGATTAGACTCATGTTCTTCAATAACGCTACCATCTTTTGCGGGACactgattttcttctttttaatgtttatgAGAATATGTCGGATTTAAGTTGTTTTGGGGTTGTACCTAATGAAATTCGTTGTAAAGCCGCTTAACTATCTTTAGAATTTAACATTGGAAGATGCtgaaatatgtaaaatactTGGAAATCTTTGACGAAAGTGGTTCAGGCTGGTGGTCAGGGTTCTATCTTGTTACCAAGACCAAATGGTGTTCCGTATATTATTGCGATTGAACTTTCGTTGTTGGCGATTCCCAACTTGGATTCTTCGTTGAGTTTTGATATGTCCAGAAAAGATGAAGAGAGtagatgaaaataaaggaaaaataggTTGTCATTTGACCTACATCCGCAATGCCCAAAGGGATAGAATACACTCATGCTATCTTAATGTGTCCAGGCTGGTGCCCAAGATTCTATCTTGTGACCAACTGCTATTTCGAATATTATTGTGTTTGAGCTTTTGTTGCCGGCGAATCCCAACTTCTATTCttcgttgaattttaatatggTGAAGTGAGTACAtgaaataaaggaaaaaaatgtggCGGTGTCATCTGACCTACATCTGGAATGTCCAAAGGGCTAGAATACACTCATTCTATCTTAATGTGATATTACAATAACCATTTATTTATGTAGGTGAACATACACATGGACAATACTAAATGGAGGAAATCGCTGCAAAGTCAAATCATGATCACAATAGTTTTAGTTGTTTAAATTGATGTGATCTTTCAATTGTTTCAAAATACCAGCTGTGTCATGACATATTTAAATGCGCTAATGTGCTGTTTGTGTTGGCTTTTGAAGTAACAAGAAGTGACTTTGACTGCTTAATTCGTTATTTTCCTGGATTTGTTCAGTGTTAATAGAGTGGACTTGCATATTCCTAGAAGAGGAAATTGGTAGTTTATTTGTTAGCTGTCATAATAACTTGCTGGTTCTGAGACTAGAAAGTGTTGTTTCTTGTTATGCTAAGCATGGATTTTCTGATGTAAGCTGAAGTGTTTTTGTGGTGTAAATCTTTAATGGTTCTCCAAACTTGTATACTTGTAGCTTTTCTGATACTCATTCTGCAATTCATAGAATAATTTTTGATGTGGCCATGATCATTTGATAATGCATCAACGTCTTGTGGGCTGATTAATGATAAATCaactccttttcttttatatgcaTGATAAAAGCTTCTTTAAGTTGTTTACTGCAGCCATTAGTTTGCACTTGGATTTTTTCACATCATTTGTGTACAAGACATGTAGTACTTAAAGAGTTTGGATACTTGAACCTGTGCCTCTCTTAGCCCATTGATATATGTGATACACTTAGTCATGCATTCCATGATATACGCTTTTGTTGTAGGTTCAATGAATTCGGAGTTGATGGTGGGCCAGCAGCAAGGCAATTAAGGCCAAAGTTCAATGTCTTCTCGAAGCATGTGGCAACTCAGACTGGATTTCAACTGCCGCATGTAGAAGTAAGAAGCATTTTCCATATGTTCTGCGTGATTGCAGATCCATATGgtagtattatatatacatctgGTGTCATCAGTCTATAACTTtggaaatttattatttcagaTGAAACATTTGATATTGGGAGCCATCATCATGAAGGGGCTTGGGAGTCTGTTGTTTGTCTTTGGCAGCTCATTTGGAGCTTTCATTCTGGTAAGCACATTATAACACATTGTTCAGTTACTTATCTTGTGAACTTGATAATTGTTAcgaatctctctctctcatgaaCGCACAGCTTCTGCATCAAGCAATTTCAGCACCCATCTTGTATGATTTCTACAACTACGATGCTGACAAGAAGGAATTTGCTCAGCTCTTTGTCAAGTTCACTCAGGTGTGTATCAAGCTCAAAACCATGTGGTTCTATAAAGTGGTGGTAACCAAGTCTTTAAACATgtgatttagttattttatcatgttGAGATGCTCACCAATCGTTTAATCTTTTGACTAGAACTTGGCACTGCTCGGTGCACTGCTTTTCTTCATTGGCATGAAGAACTCAATGCCAAGGCGATCGGTAAAGAAGAAGGCTCCCAAAGCGAAAACAAATTAAGAGGACAAACAATGATGATCAGTTGTAGTCGGtacattaatttatctttGCAATTTGCCCGATCGTTATCAGAATCAGTTTTTGTACGGTTGTACGATTAGCAGCGCTTGAGGGTTTCCGTTTTTGTTTATCTACTTTTTGGCAACCATGTGTATCTTGGCCATGGTACCTTTCTGAATCCTCCTTGAACTTACCTGCTACAGTTGAGGAATTAACCACAGATGAAGGAATTGGCattgacaattttttctttacctTTGAAATTCTTGGAATTATTGCTTTTCGGGTGACCTGATTGGATCCATTCCAGATGAACTTCACTGGTTTTGATACTGGTCGATTTCGGGCAATTACAACCAAAGTTTGAGGCTCAATTAAATCTTGACCACACCAATGGATCAAAAAGAACATTGCTAGGTTATGAAATTGAATCATAATTTAAGCATGAATTTGATGGTAGTAGATTTATAATTCGATTATGAggaacaaattaaatttgcatCTCGATGGGATTATGCTAATGGGTTTACTTTTAGATAACAGCTACTGCTCAAATCTAATATTCTGAACaatgatgttttaatttacTGGTTAAAGTTGAGGTTTTGtaaataagtttgaatttaTGGGTTCGAAACTCATCAAATATGTGAATACTGATTTTACTTATTGTGAGtattataatgaatatttGTCTTATTTATAGTGGCGACCGTGAAAATTGCTGCCCATTGaaaagatacagaaaggatcAACATTAATGGACCTTCCTTGTAatgaacaataaaataaaattatttttttatttaatctaatccAAATTGTATGCATGTTGTTAGGGGTGGGCGTTCGGGTGGGGTAGTTGAGGTCCCGTCCTTATTCGATCAGATTTgcgttttgtttttttttttttttagttttaaaaaaattcggATATCAAGAAATTGGATCAGTGTTCCAGTAGGATTTCTCTATTCAAACTtgtatccaaaaaaaaaaaaaaattatgtatttttttatgtttgagtCTAAGGTTATATTACATTGTCTTCTCTTTTTAGCCttctattcttcttcttccctccCAACCTCAACAAAAATCTCTTCTAactctaaatttataaaatattataagaaaatgatggaattaaaataccaaatttaatggttagtatatttttttttcttttgttgtttagttaattatatattcaaacttataattataatgttttaaaggataaaaaagtacttatattatacataaattacaataaattctttcaaaatttgtcataattacaaatataccttcgttattaaaaaaatataaaatacttttctaaaattataaatagccTAACAAATACCTCTTTATGCCAATTCATTataggggtatttgttagcgaactaataatttaaaaaaaaatataattttataaatttaatcatatacTACCAGCCAAACAGAATGGTCCAATGTTTTGATAGGGTCAGCAGATATCCAAGGACTGAGAAACCTAGGGCTAGGAGTAGGGGCGCCTAAACTGCTCTGTTCTTTGTCTCTACTCACTTTGTCCCACTATGTTTTATCTTCTACTCACTTTTCCCAAGAATTGTGTTTTGTTCCACCATTCGATAATTAGgggaaattatttaaaaaatacagacaAACCGCGGTCAGTTACATAAATTAGGAATTATTTAGAATCCTTTGATTGAAACTCGagttcataatttaaaatttaaaaaaaaatacaaataatttttatatattataaattattttatataaaaaattaataatttatttttatttattttttaaaatataataataaataaagtaatttattttatatttaaaaaaattattttatatttaaaaaataaattattttatatttaaaaaataaattattttattttaaaaaatacaaagagataaattgctattttaaatataataaagtaatttattttatatttaaaaaataaattattttaaatataaaataaattattttatgaattgttgtattctaaaaaataaaaaaaataataaattgctaatttttttataatgtaataatttatacatttatagtatcacaagaattacttatatttttttttctaaattttgaattctggCCTCGAGTTTCAATCAAATGATTCCAACACTGTCGCAAACTTATCAGTAtggttcattgtatttttttagaattgcttagaaaaatataaattattatatttgtatgtttcattgtattttaaaaattaatatagttttaaaaataattaatttattaatttattaaaaaataaaaaaataataaatttgtgaaTTGAGCCAAATTGGCCCAATtcacaaatattaattgtaattgaCTGTGAATTACAATTCGCaaattaaatagatatatatattttttataaataaaagcagCTACCGCAGTCACTGACCGCGGTGGCAtacaaattgttttttttaaaatgtggcACCGCGGTGATTAACCGCGATGCCacttacttttttaaataatttcagaaaattttgattaaccgccacttacttttctaaatatttttaaaaaatctcatttttttaattttttttcctgtattttttaaataatttcccCCAATAATTACACCTCGTCTATGAGGTTTGGCATAAACCATCACGATgaagtttagaaaattacattttatatt from Sesamum indicum cultivar Zhongzhi No. 13 linkage group LG3, S_indicum_v1.0, whole genome shotgun sequence harbors:
- the LOC105158536 gene encoding uncharacterized protein LOC105158536; this translates as MDRSEGGRRAIEETPRGGNERIVQLTQGELQRMMEEASRNAILAYEKRTQPAENENAQRRMIREKETERISEGMSRRAPERGRMVAPSEVGSSSLGDGGNENLRSRKQMSIAILREIVNTTFKMPDLPKYDGLKDPQEHGSAFDLVMNLYGQSDPIKAKLFITTLMGKAQEWFMSLPPGSIESHEQLVQKFIFHFASKRKQKRSATYLFTIRQKENETLKNFMGRFNNETLEVQDLRIDMMVSILIHGLKKGPFALALARDPPTNVEQLMRLAQKYINEEEMNAMKDGEWLGAGKTRDREPGKDPKQNSDRVRDLTYRPKYHRYTPLNTTRTKALLTVEKSDMLKWPRHTRFTPAKKYSGKYCKFHRERGHDTEECYQLKDEIERLIRQGYFRELVMKCRAEETVARRSRSRSPDRRQDKGKGVVKEPNLGGNAPVKGVIYTIAGGPEGGDSRRSRKRQNRNVQHNQLIASIEPEEEITFEDKDVAGGVRSQNDPMVIKLDIANFTVRRVLIDNGSSADIILWDVLVKMGLENAKLEPVRTPLVGFGGTEIVPLGTLDLPVSMGEDPRRKTLIKFLVVDTPFAYNVIFGRPGLNAFRAIVSTYHLKVKFPTRTGIGEVVCDPEEARKCYNLSLKKGETTDKRRKLDVIEGGSQISDGKFERIRPAETHKVVEVIQGDPSKTTRIGSQLGEQLETMMISLLRKNADIFAWSSSDFVGVAPDVIVHRLNVDPTMRPVQQKKRNFSMEKNQVIREEVDRLLNAGYIMEVQYTNWLSNVVVVPKPGGKWRVCIDFTDLNKACPKDPYPLPRIDALVDSTAGYELFSMMDAYQGYHQIFMAEEDQDKISFVTERGIYCYKVMPFGLKNAGATYQRLVNRMFEDQIGKTMEVYVDDMLVKSSRSQDHIAYLEQTFATLRKYRMKLNPMKCTFGVAGGKFLGYLVSERGIEMNPEKIEAILKLKSPTNIKEVQKLTGKLASLNRFISKSSDRNLPFFKVLRKTKNFEWTEECEQAFQDLKTYLRSPPLLANPKGNEVLYVYLAVSENAISSALVREEGGVQSPIYYVSKMLHGAEKRYAQIEKLALALIVTARKLRPYFQGHRIIVLTNHPLRNVLARPEASGRLVKWAVELGEFDIEYQARTALKGQVLADFMVEFVDEPETEPSSGKWMLHVDGSSNAGNGRIGILIQGPENIEIEVVARLSFPVTNNEAEYEALIMGLELSLEAGAKDLEVFTDSQLVALQIEGTYETREERMILYHTKAKSIMSKFNKCQVHQIPRHENDRADSLSKFGATLSRIKDRKITVMIKETSAIAEVVDINTANEKPSWKDEIVRYLRDGILPADPIAARRLKMRTPRFTLINEQLYKRTVEGPLLKCLDPERAEYVMREIHEGSCGNHSGGRYKRVGQEMRSLPEVRSTDPHTSAQMEPVKIACPFDQWGIDILGPFPTARSQKKFIVVAVEYFSKWVEAEAVAKVTEGHMIEFIWKNIICRFGVPRILISDNGTQFQGKKITSWCKELKIQQHFTAVGHPQSNGQVEVVNRTILQHLKTRLNSKGSWLDELPGVLWAYRTTPRSSTGETPFCLVFGTEALIPAEIGEESHRVAMYDPATNREERCLDLEIIEEKREIAYAKILHHKNLMMRSYNKNLRPRQFQVGDLVLKKVEVSKHVGKLDPGWEGPYKVTEIKRRGTYRLQDLEGRDLPRPWNVQNLKKFYA
- the LOC105158445 gene encoding uncharacterized protein LOC105158445, producing MAFVSFLGRVLFVSVFVLSTYQEFNEFGVDGGPAARQLRPKFNVFSKHVATQTGFQLPHVEMKHLILGAIIMKGLGSLLFVFGSSFGAFILLLHQAISAPILYDFYNYDADKKEFAQLFVKFTQNLALLGALLFFIGMKNSMPRRSVKKKAPKAKTN